One genomic region from Ptychodera flava strain L36383 chromosome 5, AS_Pfla_20210202, whole genome shotgun sequence encodes:
- the LOC139132961 gene encoding phospholipase A and acyltransferase 1-like gives MNLNKTTKWMSYEELLPEIRLGDIVEIKRPFYAHASIVVDIHGKKITVVHVDGNKARTLVTTRSNVHQDPLEDVYHGDDVRINNGFDKEVPPSDVDSIVEAAKRRVGQVYKYHLIEQNCQHFATQLRYNDKEGWSWESHDLNWVEELRKHDEERKRQEAMEKQASQCCIVS, from the exons AACGACAAAGTGGATGAGCTATGAAGAACTCCTGCCTGAGATAAGACTAGGAGACATAGTTGAAATAAAGCGTCCGTTTTATGCCCACGCTAGCATAGTTGTCGACATTCATGGAAAGAAAATAACAGTGGTACACGTGGACGGTAACAAAGCGAGAACCTTGGTGACCACGAGGTCCAACGTCCATCAAGATCCACTGGAAGACGTCTATCACGGTGATGACGTAAGAATCAATAACGGCTTTGACAAAGAGGTGCCCCCAAGCGATGTTGACAGCATCGTCGAGGCAGCCAAGAGACGAGTGGGACAGGTGTACAAGTATCATCTCATCGAACAAAACTGCCAACACTTTGCCACTCAGTTACGCTACAACGATAAAGAAGGCTGGAGCTGGGAG TCACACGATCTCAACTGGGTTGAGGAGCTCCGTAAACACGACGAAGAAAGGAAAAGACAAGAGGCAATGGAGAAACAAGCATCACAGTGCTGTATCGTTTCTTGA